Proteins encoded in a region of the Streptomyces sp. NBC_00513 genome:
- a CDS encoding SpoIIE family protein phosphatase gives MSEIPAQAHQARVSGATWHDALWHSSPPGSIYDYIKVASFSIGPDGLIDQWSLRAEELFGLTPAQAVGRDPVDAFMPPELRAGGHRKVAEILDGEEWTGLIPFRIPGGDGAHGVAEIYVMPTRTETAERAALCVVVDVRALRRIESDLAASQAIFGQSPFGFLLFGTDLTVQRANRRFATVFGGAVEEHRGRTVHDYLPAHEADRMSDALRRVLETGESVTDLRITGATPRSRDNRHWAINLYRVHGGTGRPVGVAGIGIDVTRRHLAAREAAGVRRNLALLNEAGHRIGNSLDLETTARELLDVTVPGFCDLASVDLYQGLLLGDDDRPARPQGPGVPSLPGQGTGRAPSAPLRRVAFASAVSDALGSGSGASVAVGEIHRYPAASPGALALRTARTRLIEGGGSDDLVQSTLVVPLVAHDTVVGLAQFSRTKGSEPFGERDRAVAVELTARAAVCIDNARLYRREHERALILQRSLLPPGDPEAAGLDIACRYLPGNAATEVGGDWFDVIELPGHRTALVVGDVMGRGLRAAVAMGELRTAVRTLALLDLEPAEVLSALDEVARGLGAPGGSQQASRAALHSRDADRSEVYLATCVYAVYDPVTRRCTIANAGHMPPVLVEPAEEGAPPRPGLLLEIPPGMPLGVGGEPFEEVEIELPEGAMLALYTDGLVESRDHPLEEGLRGLREAVADPSRPLEEVCDHVLNTLHTRHGEDDIALLMARVQGLPVDAVGDWQLPREARSVGRARELARAKLPAWGLEGLLDTTELLVSELVTNALRYGEGEIRLRLLLDRTLVCEVWDANLAQPRRRRARDTDEGGRGLQLVGLLSAGWGTRRTHRGKTVWFELPLPGGGTGGPAELSAEQLLGMYG, from the coding sequence GTGAGCGAGATACCTGCGCAGGCACATCAGGCCCGAGTGTCCGGGGCGACGTGGCACGACGCCCTGTGGCACAGCAGCCCGCCTGGCTCGATATATGACTACATAAAGGTCGCGTCCTTCTCGATCGGCCCGGACGGGCTCATCGATCAGTGGAGCCTGCGCGCCGAGGAACTGTTCGGGCTGACACCCGCCCAGGCGGTGGGCCGCGACCCGGTCGACGCCTTCATGCCGCCCGAGCTGCGCGCCGGGGGACACCGCAAGGTCGCGGAGATCCTCGACGGCGAGGAATGGACGGGCCTCATCCCCTTCCGCATCCCCGGCGGCGACGGCGCGCACGGCGTCGCCGAGATCTACGTGATGCCCACACGGACCGAGACCGCCGAGCGGGCCGCGCTGTGCGTCGTCGTCGACGTGCGCGCGCTGCGACGCATCGAATCCGATCTGGCGGCCTCACAGGCGATATTCGGTCAATCTCCTTTCGGCTTCCTGCTCTTCGGTACCGACCTCACCGTGCAGCGCGCCAATCGCCGCTTCGCGACCGTCTTCGGCGGCGCCGTCGAGGAACACCGCGGCCGGACGGTCCACGACTACCTCCCGGCCCATGAGGCGGACCGGATGTCCGACGCCCTGCGTCGCGTGCTGGAGACCGGCGAATCCGTCACCGACCTGCGGATCACCGGAGCCACCCCGCGCAGCCGGGACAACCGCCACTGGGCCATCAACCTCTACCGCGTCCACGGCGGCACCGGACGACCCGTCGGTGTCGCCGGCATCGGCATCGACGTCACCCGTCGGCACCTCGCCGCCCGCGAGGCCGCCGGCGTACGGCGCAACCTGGCCCTGCTCAACGAGGCCGGACACCGCATCGGGAACTCCCTGGACCTGGAGACCACCGCCCGGGAACTCCTCGACGTCACCGTCCCCGGTTTCTGCGACCTCGCCTCCGTCGACCTCTACCAGGGGCTGCTGCTCGGCGACGACGACCGCCCCGCCCGGCCGCAGGGACCGGGGGTGCCCTCCCTGCCCGGGCAGGGGACCGGACGGGCGCCGTCGGCACCCCTGCGCCGGGTGGCGTTCGCCTCGGCCGTGTCCGACGCCCTGGGGTCGGGGTCGGGCGCGTCGGTCGCCGTGGGGGAGATCCACCGCTATCCGGCGGCCTCGCCCGGGGCACTGGCCCTGCGGACGGCGCGCACGCGCCTCATCGAGGGCGGCGGCTCCGACGACCTGGTGCAGTCCACGCTGGTCGTGCCGCTGGTCGCGCACGACACGGTGGTCGGCCTGGCCCAGTTCTCCCGTACCAAGGGCAGCGAACCGTTCGGCGAACGGGATCGGGCGGTGGCCGTGGAACTGACCGCGCGGGCCGCCGTGTGCATCGACAACGCCCGGCTCTACCGGCGCGAGCACGAACGGGCGCTGATACTGCAACGCAGCCTGCTGCCCCCCGGCGACCCGGAGGCGGCCGGCCTGGACATCGCCTGCCGCTACCTGCCCGGCAACGCGGCCACCGAGGTCGGCGGCGACTGGTTCGACGTCATCGAACTGCCCGGCCACCGCACCGCGCTGGTCGTCGGCGACGTCATGGGCCGGGGGCTGCGGGCCGCCGTGGCCATGGGCGAACTGCGCACCGCCGTACGGACCCTGGCCCTCCTGGACCTCGAACCGGCCGAGGTGCTCAGCGCCTTGGACGAGGTCGCGCGCGGACTCGGGGCGCCCGGCGGATCCCAGCAGGCCTCCCGGGCCGCCCTGCACTCGCGGGACGCGGACCGCTCGGAGGTCTACCTGGCCACCTGCGTCTACGCCGTCTACGACCCGGTCACGCGGCGCTGCACCATCGCCAACGCCGGCCACATGCCGCCGGTGCTGGTGGAACCGGCCGAGGAAGGCGCGCCGCCACGCCCCGGGCTGCTGCTGGAGATCCCCCCGGGGATGCCCCTGGGCGTCGGCGGCGAACCCTTCGAGGAGGTGGAGATCGAACTCCCCGAGGGCGCCATGCTGGCCCTCTACACGGACGGACTCGTCGAGTCCCGGGACCATCCGCTGGAGGAGGGCCTGCGGGGGCTGCGGGAGGCCGTCGCGGACCCGTCGCGGCCCCTGGAGGAGGTCTGCGACCACGTGCTGAACACGCTGCACACCCGGCACGGGGAGGACGACATCGCGCTGTTGATGGCCCGGGTCCAGGGACTGCCCGTGGACGCGGTCGGTGACTGGCAGCTCCCGAGGGAGGCCCGCTCGGTGGGCCGCGCACGGGAACTCGCGCGGGCGAAGTTGCCCGCCTGGGGGCTGGAAGGGCTCCTGGACACCACGGAACTCCTCGTGAGCGAACTCGTCACGAACGCCCTGCGGTACGGGGAGGGGGAGATCCGGCTGCGGCTGCTGCTGGACCGCACCCTGGTCTGCGAGGTGTGGGACGCCAACCTCGCCCAGCCGCGCCGCCGTCGCGCCCGGGACACCGACGAGGGCGGTCGCGGTCTGCAACTGGTCGGCCTGCTGTCGGCCGGCTGGGGCACCCGCCGCACCCACCGCGGCAAGACGGTGTGGTTCGAGCTGCCCCTGCCGGGCGGCGGAACCGGTGGGCCGGCGGAACTGTCCGCGGAACAGCTGCTGGGCATGTACGGCTGA
- a CDS encoding PspA/IM30 family protein: MSKQTILGRVTQLAKANINALLDQAEDPQKMLDQLIRDYTNNISEAEQAVATTIGNLRMLEADHKEDVEAASEWGGKALAASRKADELRAAGSAADADRFDNLAKVALGRQLQSEREAKTAEPTIAAQTEVVGKLKSGLDSMRNKLTELTSKRDELVARAKTAQAQNTMMDAVKNIDVMDPTSDLNRFEDKVRREEAMALGKQELAASSLDAQFESLDDLGKTSEIEARLAALKAGRAA; encoded by the coding sequence ATGAGCAAGCAGACCATCCTCGGCCGTGTCACCCAGCTCGCCAAGGCGAACATCAACGCGCTGCTGGATCAGGCGGAGGACCCGCAGAAGATGCTGGACCAGCTGATCCGGGACTACACGAACAACATCTCGGAGGCGGAACAGGCCGTCGCCACCACGATCGGCAACCTGCGGATGTTGGAGGCGGACCACAAGGAGGACGTGGAGGCGGCCTCGGAGTGGGGCGGCAAGGCGCTCGCGGCGAGCCGGAAGGCGGACGAACTGCGCGCGGCCGGTTCGGCGGCCGACGCGGACCGGTTCGACAACCTCGCCAAGGTCGCCCTCGGCCGGCAGTTGCAGTCGGAGAGGGAGGCGAAGACGGCGGAGCCGACGATCGCCGCCCAGACGGAGGTCGTCGGCAAGCTGAAGTCCGGCCTGGACTCGATGCGGAACAAGCTGACCGAGCTGACGTCGAAGCGCGACGAGCTGGTGGCCCGCGCCAAGACCGCGCAGGCGCAGAACACGATGATGGACGCGGTGAAGAACATCGACGTCATGGACCCCACCAGTGACCTGAACCGGTTCGAGGACAAGGTCAGGCGCGAGGAGGCCATGGCGCTGGGCAAGCAGGAACTGGCCGCGTCCTCGCTGGACGCCCAGTTCGAGTCCCTGGACGACCTCGGCAAGACCTCGGAGATCGAGGCCCGCCTGGCCGCGCTCAAGGCCGGCCGGGCGGCCTAG
- a CDS encoding TPM domain-containing protein: MTPPKRRTTAGPAVRAALALCAALLAVGGWGVSSAPPARADDPVTLSKQGQITDRVGALGDRAPAVVSALDKLYADRRIQLFVTYVRDFSGRSPQSWADATAQKNGLGQNDVLLAVATGDRQYAYSADVDSGFTEQQLTSVASTAIEPALRENDWAGAAIGAANGYNAVLGGLPVPVPTLTPGEADPGGSTSDEGAGDFVLPVVVVGAAGALGAYAYSRRKRGKGAGAGRGTTTGPGWGGQGGAAAPLALPDLDARARALLVETDDAVRTSTEELGFASAQFGEEAVGAFTGAVEYAKGELTHAFRLRQQLDDAYPEDDATRRRMLDEIVARCTEANRRLDAETADFDRLRDLEKNAPQALETVEAHFRALTGRTTTAVATLTALTGRYADSAAAPVASNPEQAKDRLLFATTSLGEARAAIDAGDNGRAAVHVRAAESAVDQATTLVDAVERRARELAEAAGKLPVALSETDTDLADARGLLTGTAQGTSTADLRGRIGRAESVLADVRREQAAGRYDPIDALRRVEEADAALDEALAGARERESGRQRAAGLLDQALLSARSAIGAATDYVTTSRGAVGSQARTRLAEAQRHLERSLALTGTDPAGALAEAQQADSLARQAQQLAEQDVRAYQDPYGGGRPRQGGMGGAVLGGIILGEILGGGRNRGGGFGGGFGGGGGSFGGGGGRGPGSFGGGGTRGRMGGGGRF; the protein is encoded by the coding sequence GTGACTCCGCCGAAGAGACGCACCACCGCCGGGCCGGCAGTACGGGCCGCACTCGCGCTCTGCGCCGCGCTGCTGGCGGTCGGCGGGTGGGGGGTGTCGTCGGCGCCGCCCGCCCGCGCCGACGATCCCGTGACGCTGTCCAAGCAGGGGCAGATCACCGACCGGGTCGGGGCGCTGGGCGACCGCGCGCCGGCCGTCGTCTCCGCGCTGGACAAGCTGTACGCCGACCGCAGGATCCAGCTCTTCGTCACGTACGTGCGCGACTTCTCCGGGCGTTCCCCCCAGAGCTGGGCGGACGCCACGGCGCAGAAGAACGGGCTCGGTCAGAACGACGTCCTGCTGGCCGTGGCGACCGGCGACCGGCAGTACGCCTACTCGGCCGACGTGGACTCCGGCTTCACCGAACAACAGCTGACCTCCGTCGCGAGCACCGCCATCGAGCCCGCCCTGCGGGAGAACGACTGGGCGGGCGCCGCGATCGGCGCGGCCAACGGCTACAACGCCGTCCTGGGCGGCCTGCCCGTGCCCGTGCCCACGCTCACCCCCGGCGAGGCCGATCCGGGCGGGTCCACGAGCGACGAGGGCGCCGGGGACTTCGTCCTGCCGGTGGTCGTCGTCGGCGCGGCGGGCGCGCTCGGCGCGTACGCGTACAGCCGCCGCAAGCGCGGCAAGGGCGCCGGCGCCGGGCGCGGGACGACGACCGGGCCGGGCTGGGGCGGTCAGGGCGGTGCGGCGGCGCCCCTCGCCCTGCCGGACCTCGACGCGCGGGCGAGGGCGCTGCTCGTGGAGACCGACGACGCGGTCCGCACCAGCACCGAGGAACTCGGTTTCGCCTCGGCGCAGTTCGGCGAGGAGGCCGTGGGGGCCTTCACCGGGGCCGTGGAGTACGCCAAGGGCGAGCTGACGCACGCTTTCCGGCTGCGTCAGCAGTTGGACGACGCCTACCCGGAGGACGACGCGACCCGCCGCCGGATGCTGGACGAGATCGTGGCCCGCTGCACGGAGGCGAACCGACGGCTCGACGCCGAGACGGCCGACTTCGACCGGTTGCGGGACCTGGAGAAGAACGCCCCGCAGGCACTGGAGACCGTCGAGGCGCACTTCCGCGCGCTGACCGGCCGGACGACCACGGCCGTGGCCACCCTGACGGCGCTGACGGGTCGGTACGCGGACTCCGCGGCCGCCCCGGTCGCCTCCAACCCGGAACAGGCCAAGGACCGGCTGCTGTTCGCGACGACCAGCCTCGGCGAGGCGCGGGCCGCGATCGACGCCGGCGACAACGGCAGGGCCGCCGTCCACGTCCGGGCCGCCGAGAGCGCCGTCGACCAGGCGACGACCCTGGTGGACGCGGTGGAGCGGCGGGCGCGGGAACTCGCGGAGGCGGCCGGGAAGCTGCCCGTGGCGCTGAGCGAGACCGACACGGACCTCGCGGACGCCCGCGGTCTGCTGACGGGTACCGCGCAGGGGACCTCGACGGCGGACCTGCGCGGGCGGATCGGCCGCGCCGAGTCGGTCCTGGCGGACGTGCGGCGGGAGCAGGCGGCCGGCCGGTACGACCCGATCGACGCCTTGCGCCGGGTCGAGGAGGCCGACGCGGCCCTCGACGAGGCCCTCGCGGGGGCCCGTGAACGGGAGAGCGGCCGGCAGCGGGCGGCGGGCCTGCTGGACCAGGCGCTGCTGTCGGCCCGCAGCGCGATCGGCGCGGCGACGGACTACGTCACCACCAGTCGGGGCGCGGTCGGCAGCCAGGCCCGGACCAGGCTGGCGGAGGCGCAGCGCCACCTGGAGCGCTCCCTCGCCCTGACCGGCACGGATCCGGCGGGCGCGCTGGCGGAGGCCCAGCAGGCGGACTCGCTCGCGCGGCAGGCCCAGCAGCTGGCCGAGCAGGACGTACGGGCCTACCAGGACCCGTACGGCGGCGGCCGGCCGCGGCAGGGCGGCATGGGCGGCGCTGTGCTCGGCGGGATCATCCTCGGCGAGATCCTCGGCGGCGGCCGGAACCGGGGCGGAGGATTCGGGGGCGGTTTCGGGGGCGGCGGGGGTTCCTTCGGCGGGGGCGGCGGCCGCGGGCCGGGCTCCTTCGGTGGCGGCGGCACCCGCGGCCGCATGGGCGGCGGCGGCCGCTTCTGA
- a CDS encoding succinate dehydrogenase/fumarate reductase iron-sulfur subunit, with product MTDYDAHFRIWRGDAEGGELRDFTVEVHDGEVVLDIVHRLQATQASDLAVRWNCKAGKCGSCSAEVNGRPRLMCMTRMSVFDREETITVTPLRAFPVIRDLVTDVSFNYEKAREVPAFVPPEGVAPGAYRMRQVDVERSQEFRKCIECFLCQDTCHVVRDHEENKTSFAGPRFLMRVAELDMHPLDAAAEAGLDRKRTAQEEHGLGYCNITKCCTEVCPEGIKITDNALIPLKERVVDRSYDPLVWLGNKIGRRSNR from the coding sequence GTGACTGACTACGACGCCCACTTCCGGATCTGGCGGGGCGACGCGGAGGGCGGGGAGCTGCGGGACTTCACCGTGGAGGTGCACGACGGGGAGGTGGTCCTGGACATCGTGCACCGGCTCCAGGCCACCCAGGCGTCCGACCTCGCGGTCCGCTGGAACTGCAAGGCGGGCAAGTGCGGCTCGTGCAGCGCGGAGGTCAACGGCCGGCCGCGACTGATGTGCATGACCCGCATGTCCGTCTTCGACCGCGAGGAGACGATCACGGTCACCCCGCTGCGGGCCTTCCCGGTGATCCGGGACCTGGTCACGGACGTGTCGTTCAACTACGAGAAGGCGCGCGAGGTGCCGGCCTTCGTGCCGCCGGAGGGGGTGGCCCCCGGCGCGTACCGGATGCGGCAGGTGGACGTGGAGCGCTCGCAGGAGTTCCGCAAGTGCATCGAGTGCTTCCTGTGCCAGGACACCTGTCACGTGGTGCGCGACCACGAGGAGAACAAGACCTCCTTCGCCGGTCCGCGCTTCCTCATGCGGGTGGCGGAGCTGGACATGCACCCGTTGGACGCGGCCGCCGAGGCGGGCCTGGACCGCAAGCGCACGGCCCAGGAGGAACACGGGCTGGGCTACTGCAACATCACCAAGTGCTGTACGGAGGTCTGCCCCGAGGGCATCAAGATCACGGACAACGCGCTGATCCCGCTGAAGGAACGCGTGGTGGACCGCTCCTACGATCCCCTGGTCTGGCTCGGGAACAAGATCGGCCGGCGTTCGAACCGGTAG
- a CDS encoding fumarate reductase/succinate dehydrogenase flavoprotein subunit: MAQVDRQQWDVVVVGAGGAGLRAAIEARERGARTAVICKSLFGKAHTVMAEGGIAASMGNVNEGDNWQVHFRDTLRGGKFLNQWRMAELHAKEAPDRVWELETWGALFDRTPDGRISQRNFGGHEYPRLAHVGDRTGLELIRTLQQKIVQLQQEDFKEFGDHEARLKVFQECTVTRVLKDRSLKDGGKVSGTFCYERESGRFFVLEAPAVVLATGGIGKSFKTTSNSWEYTGDGHALALLAGAPLLNMEFVQFHPTGMVWPPSVKGILVTESVRGDGGVLRNSEGERFMFDYVPDVFKEKYAESEEEGDRWYEDPDHNRRPPELLPRDEVARAINSEVKAGRGSPHGGVFLDVSTRMPAERIRRRLPSMYHQFKELADVDITAEAMEVGPTCHYVMGGIAVESDTAATLGVPGLFAAGEVAGGMHGSNRLGGNSLSDLLVFGRRAGLHAAAHAASCAERPAVSQAEIDAAAREALAPFHAAEGAENPYTLHQELQTTMNDLVGIIRRAGEMAEALERLAGLRARAARAGVEGHRQFNPGWHLALDLRNMLLVSECVARAALERTESRGGHTREDCPSIERDWRPVNLLCRPVEPAPADPAADRIELTRVRTEPIRPDLLALFEKDELVKYLAEEELYE, encoded by the coding sequence ATGGCTCAAGTCGACCGACAGCAGTGGGACGTGGTCGTGGTCGGTGCGGGCGGCGCCGGGCTGCGGGCCGCGATCGAGGCCCGCGAACGGGGCGCCCGTACGGCCGTGATCTGCAAGTCCCTCTTCGGCAAGGCCCACACGGTGATGGCGGAGGGCGGGATCGCCGCCTCCATGGGCAACGTGAACGAGGGCGACAACTGGCAGGTGCACTTCCGTGACACCCTGCGCGGCGGCAAGTTCCTCAACCAGTGGCGCATGGCCGAACTGCACGCGAAGGAAGCACCAGACCGGGTGTGGGAGTTGGAGACCTGGGGCGCGTTGTTCGACCGGACGCCCGACGGGAGGATCTCCCAGCGCAACTTCGGAGGACACGAGTACCCGCGCCTCGCGCACGTCGGCGACCGTACCGGCCTGGAGCTGATCCGCACCCTCCAGCAGAAGATCGTCCAGCTCCAGCAGGAGGACTTCAAGGAGTTCGGTGACCACGAGGCCCGGCTCAAGGTCTTCCAGGAGTGCACGGTCACCCGCGTGTTGAAGGATCGCAGCCTGAAGGACGGCGGGAAGGTCTCGGGGACCTTCTGCTACGAGCGCGAGAGCGGACGCTTCTTCGTCCTGGAGGCGCCGGCCGTGGTACTGGCCACGGGCGGGATCGGGAAGTCCTTCAAGACCACCTCGAACTCCTGGGAGTACACGGGCGACGGTCACGCGCTGGCCCTCCTCGCGGGCGCGCCGCTGCTGAACATGGAGTTCGTGCAGTTCCACCCGACCGGTATGGTCTGGCCGCCCTCGGTGAAGGGGATCCTCGTCACCGAGTCGGTGCGCGGCGACGGCGGGGTGCTGCGCAACAGCGAGGGCGAACGGTTCATGTTCGACTACGTCCCGGACGTCTTCAAGGAGAAGTACGCGGAGTCCGAGGAGGAGGGCGACCGCTGGTACGAGGACCCGGACCACAACCGGCGCCCGCCGGAACTGCTGCCCCGCGACGAGGTGGCGCGGGCCATCAACTCCGAGGTCAAGGCGGGCCGCGGCTCCCCGCACGGCGGGGTGTTCCTGGACGTGTCCACCCGGATGCCCGCCGAGCGGATCAGGCGGCGACTGCCGTCGATGTACCACCAGTTCAAGGAGCTGGCGGACGTGGACATCACGGCCGAGGCGATGGAGGTCGGCCCGACCTGTCACTACGTGATGGGCGGGATCGCGGTCGAGTCCGACACCGCGGCCACCCTGGGGGTGCCGGGCCTGTTCGCCGCCGGCGAGGTCGCGGGCGGCATGCACGGCTCGAACCGGCTGGGCGGCAACTCCCTCTCCGACCTGCTGGTCTTCGGCCGGCGGGCCGGGCTGCACGCGGCGGCGCACGCCGCCTCGTGCGCCGAGCGCCCGGCCGTCTCCCAGGCGGAGATCGACGCGGCGGCGCGGGAGGCGCTGGCCCCGTTCCACGCCGCGGAGGGCGCGGAGAACCCGTACACGCTCCACCAGGAGCTCCAGACGACCATGAACGACCTGGTCGGGATCATCCGCCGGGCCGGCGAGATGGCCGAGGCCCTGGAGCGGCTCGCGGGTCTGCGGGCGCGGGCGGCGCGGGCCGGGGTCGAGGGCCACCGGCAGTTCAACCCGGGCTGGCACCTGGCGCTGGACCTGCGGAACATGCTGCTGGTCAGCGAGTGCGTGGCCCGGGCGGCCCTGGAACGCACCGAGAGCCGCGGCGGGCACACCCGCGAGGACTGCCCGTCGATAGAGCGGGACTGGCGGCCGGTGAACCTGCTGTGCCGGCCGGTGGAGCCGGCTCCCGCCGATCCCGCGGCCGACCGGATCGAGCTGACGCGGGTCCGCACCGAACCCATCCGTCCCGACCTGCTCGCCCTGTTCGAGAAGGACGAGCTGGTCAAGTACCTCGCCGAAGAGGAGCTCTACGAGTGA
- a CDS encoding ABC transporter family substrate-binding protein, translating to MTQRRRRSLALLTSGVLALPLLAGCGAGEDDGGPAAAGQDIATTTRDRVVDGGVLRWAVDNLPNTLNTFQADADATTGRIAGAVLPQLFVMDAKGRPVVNPDYLEKAEVTEREPKQVVLYKLNQQAVWSDGREIGAADFVAQWRSLNGKDSAYWTARNAGYERIEKIERGKTDLEVKVTFAKPYADWRSLFSPLYPKQVTGTPEAFNEGARGALKVTAGPFNLGAVDKKTGTVALTRNARWWGRPAKLDTLVLTAVPRAERPAALAAGRLDMAEIDRAGADRIALALRDGGRASGAKGAHGPGTSETAAQATLSWAVAYGQDESKAAAEQETRRKDAEAVTKYADEQVALRSFTVRKSLEPAYTQLAMNGASGPLADERVRRAVARALDRKALAEIVLKPLGLPAKPVGSHLALAGQRAYADNSDALGGQDTRAAQALLADAGWRPGGKLTAPLGTKAGPESDKTAPGQDDGKTPSGPGTGNDGLYIVGQDDGKAGDAKAPARAPGDHEDADGDHEGDLPEGRLPDGEIVDADASAPDAEERPSPVLAPAPFAAAQEKTLLGQAQAQARAQEEAGTEDQAQDDGKRGPTLDGEEGEDDKEPAKASPAPAKQAHTSGSVLAKDGKPLTLRFVLPSGPGSEALRAVGERISQMLRKLGVNTELTKVADESFFKDHIASGQYDLALYSWPATAYPATDARPIFAKPEPAADGSLLVEQNYTRVGTDHIDQLFDQAVGELDEDQSRELMRKADARIWAAAGSVPLYQRPELVAVKPNLVNAGAFGLGAPRFQDIGWKKAAPAKGDENKKK from the coding sequence ATGACCCAGAGAAGGCGCAGGTCCTTGGCGCTCCTGACCTCGGGAGTCCTCGCACTGCCGCTGCTCGCGGGATGCGGCGCGGGTGAGGACGACGGCGGCCCGGCCGCCGCGGGCCAGGACATCGCGACGACCACCCGCGACCGGGTCGTCGACGGCGGTGTCCTGCGCTGGGCCGTGGACAACCTCCCGAACACCCTGAACACCTTCCAGGCCGACGCCGACGCCACCACCGGCCGGATCGCCGGGGCGGTACTGCCCCAACTGTTCGTCATGGACGCCAAGGGACGGCCGGTGGTCAACCCGGACTACCTGGAGAAGGCCGAGGTCACGGAGCGCGAGCCCAAGCAGGTCGTGCTGTACAAGCTGAACCAGCAGGCGGTGTGGAGCGACGGCCGGGAGATCGGGGCCGCCGACTTCGTGGCCCAGTGGAGGTCCCTGAACGGCAAGGACTCGGCGTACTGGACCGCCCGCAACGCCGGCTACGAGCGCATCGAGAAGATCGAGCGGGGCAAGACCGACCTGGAGGTCAAGGTCACCTTCGCCAAGCCCTACGCCGACTGGCGCTCCCTCTTCAGCCCGCTCTATCCGAAGCAGGTCACGGGCACCCCCGAGGCCTTCAACGAAGGCGCCCGCGGCGCCCTCAAGGTGACCGCCGGACCCTTCAACCTCGGAGCCGTCGACAAGAAGACCGGCACGGTGGCGCTCACCCGCAACGCCCGCTGGTGGGGTCGCCCCGCCAAGCTGGACACACTGGTCCTCACGGCCGTGCCCCGCGCCGAACGCCCGGCCGCCCTGGCCGCCGGCCGCCTCGACATGGCGGAGATCGACCGCGCCGGCGCCGACCGGATCGCCCTCGCCCTGCGCGACGGGGGCCGCGCCTCGGGCGCCAAGGGCGCGCACGGCCCGGGCACCTCCGAGACGGCCGCCCAGGCGACCCTGTCCTGGGCGGTGGCGTACGGGCAGGACGAGAGCAAGGCCGCCGCCGAACAGGAGACCCGCCGCAAGGACGCGGAGGCGGTCACGAAGTACGCGGACGAGCAGGTGGCCCTGCGCTCCTTCACGGTGCGCAAGTCGCTGGAGCCCGCCTACACGCAGCTCGCGATGAACGGCGCCTCCGGCCCCCTCGCCGACGAGCGGGTCCGACGGGCCGTGGCCCGCGCCCTGGACCGCAAGGCGCTGGCCGAGATCGTGCTGAAGCCGCTCGGCCTGCCCGCGAAGCCGGTGGGCAGCCACCTGGCGCTCGCGGGGCAGCGCGCGTACGCCGACAACAGCGACGCGCTCGGCGGCCAGGACACCCGGGCCGCACAGGCCCTGCTCGCCGACGCCGGGTGGCGCCCGGGCGGCAAGCTCACCGCGCCGCTGGGCACCAAGGCCGGCCCCGAGAGCGACAAGACGGCCCCCGGGCAGGACGACGGCAAGACCCCCTCGGGCCCGGGCACCGGCAACGACGGCCTCTACATCGTCGGCCAGGACGACGGGAAGGCCGGCGACGCCAAGGCGCCGGCGCGCGCGCCCGGCGACCACGAGGACGCCGACGGCGACCACGAGGGGGACCTGCCCGAGGGTCGGTTGCCGGACGGCGAGATCGTCGACGCGGACGCCTCCGCACCCGACGCCGAGGAGCGGCCCTCCCCGGTGCTGGCCCCGGCCCCGTTCGCGGCCGCGCAGGAGAAGACCCTGCTCGGTCAGGCGCAGGCCCAGGCCCGGGCCCAGGAGGAAGCCGGGACCGAGGACCAGGCGCAGGACGACGGGAAGCGCGGCCCGACCCTCGACGGCGAGGAGGGCGAGGACGACAAGGAGCCCGCCAAGGCCAGCCCGGCCCCGGCCAAGCAGGCCCACACCTCGGGCAGCGTGCTCGCCAAGGACGGCAAGCCGCTCACCCTGCGCTTCGTCCTTCCCTCCGGCCCCGGCTCGGAGGCCCTGCGGGCGGTCGGCGAGCGGATCTCGCAGATGCTGCGCAAGCTCGGCGTGAACACCGAGCTGACCAAGGTGGCGGACGAGAGCTTCTTCAAGGACCACATCGCCTCGGGCCAGTACGACCTGGCCCTGTACTCCTGGCCGGCGACGGCCTACCCGGCCACCGACGCCCGGCCCATCTTCGCGAAGCCGGAACCCGCCGCCGACGGATCCCTCCTCGTCGAACAGAACTACACCCGGGTCGGCACGGACCACATCGACCAGCTCTTCGACCAGGCGGTCGGCGAACTGGACGAGGACCAGTCCCGCGAGCTGATGCGCAAGGCCGACGCCCGGATCTGGGCCGCGGCCGGCTCCGTCCCGCTGTACCAGCGCCCCGAGCTGGTCGCCGTCAAACCGAACCTGGTGAACGCGGGCGCCTTCGGCCTGGGCGCCCCCCGCTTCCAGGACATCGGCTGGAAGAAGGCCGCCCCGGCCAAGGGCGACGAGAACAAGAAGAAGTAG